The following coding sequences lie in one Psychrilyobacter atlanticus DSM 19335 genomic window:
- the xdh gene encoding selenium-dependent xanthine dehydrogenase: protein MYKIEINGNVYKSDKVKNLLEYLRDDLDLKASKNGCREGACGTCMVLVDGKAIKACILKTDKLEGKKITTLEGLSQRERDVFAYAFTEAGAVQCGFCIPGMVMSATALFLKTLSPTKVEIKKALIGNICRCTGYVKIEQAIELAAEILRTDRVIPKRECKGMVGTNAHRIDGPAKAVGEGVYAEDIRIDGMYYGGAVRSEYPRARVISIDVSEAEAMEGVLKVLTAADVPGLNNIGHLSFISDWDALIPVGEITRYRGDAVALVTAKDKETLEAAKKAVKVKYEELTPILTVEEAKKEDAPKIHEKGNLLFHQTLNRGNVEKAIAESKHTITHVYKTPATEHAYLEPESATALPTEDGVQLYTSSQSIYDEQREVSRLLGLEPSQVRVTSTLVGGGFGGKEDMTVQHHAGLIAYVLQVPVQVTLSRQESIYVSTKRHAMEIEMTTACDENGILTAMKATILSDTGAYSSLGGPVLQRACTHASGPYNYHNIEVDGKAYYTNNSPGGAFRGFGVTQSVFATESNINKLAELVGISAWEIRYRNAIRPGQILPNGQIADKGTGLVETLEAVKDEFDKNKYVGLSCAFKNAGIGVGLPDIGKCRLTVIDGKVHLRTSAACIGQGVGTVNLQILCQTTGIDPKNIIIETPDTHITPNSGTTTASRQTVFTGEAVRVAAFELKKALKGKTLKEINGYDHIGEYSGVTDKIGIDKENPKSHIAYGYATQLVVLDENGKVEKVVAAHDVGKAINPKSVEGQIEGGVVMGLGYALTEVMSFENGMPQVKFGTLGLLRATQIPEIKSIIVEKNTEELAYGAKGVGEIVVIPTAPAVQGAYYKFDGEFRTELPLKKTAYKK from the coding sequence ATGTATAAAATTGAGATAAATGGAAATGTTTATAAATCGGACAAAGTAAAAAATCTATTAGAATATTTAAGGGATGACCTTGATTTAAAAGCTTCTAAAAATGGATGCAGAGAGGGAGCATGCGGTACATGTATGGTTCTTGTAGACGGGAAAGCTATAAAAGCGTGTATTCTTAAGACAGATAAATTAGAAGGGAAAAAGATAACTACTTTAGAAGGGTTATCCCAGAGAGAAAGAGATGTATTTGCATATGCTTTTACAGAAGCAGGGGCAGTTCAATGTGGTTTCTGTATTCCAGGAATGGTTATGAGTGCCACAGCTTTATTCTTAAAAACTCTAAGCCCAACCAAAGTAGAAATAAAAAAAGCACTGATCGGTAATATCTGCAGATGTACAGGATATGTAAAAATAGAACAAGCTATTGAACTGGCGGCAGAAATATTAAGAACAGACAGAGTAATTCCCAAAAGAGAGTGTAAAGGAATGGTCGGGACAAATGCACATAGAATAGACGGTCCGGCTAAAGCAGTAGGTGAAGGAGTTTATGCAGAAGATATAAGGATAGATGGTATGTACTATGGAGGAGCTGTAAGATCAGAATATCCTAGAGCAAGAGTAATATCAATAGATGTAAGTGAAGCAGAAGCAATGGAAGGTGTACTAAAAGTATTAACAGCAGCAGATGTTCCGGGACTTAATAACATAGGGCACCTTTCTTTTATCTCAGATTGGGATGCATTAATTCCAGTTGGAGAAATAACCAGGTATAGAGGAGATGCTGTAGCACTAGTCACTGCTAAGGATAAAGAAACTTTGGAAGCTGCTAAAAAAGCTGTAAAAGTAAAATATGAAGAGTTAACTCCAATACTGACTGTAGAGGAAGCAAAAAAAGAAGATGCACCAAAAATTCATGAAAAGGGAAATTTATTATTTCATCAAACTTTGAATCGAGGAAATGTAGAGAAAGCAATAGCTGAATCAAAACACACAATAACCCATGTTTACAAGACTCCTGCAACAGAACATGCATATTTAGAGCCTGAAAGTGCAACAGCACTGCCAACAGAAGATGGAGTTCAGTTATACACTTCATCTCAGTCTATATATGACGAACAAAGGGAAGTAAGCAGATTGTTAGGGCTAGAACCATCTCAAGTAAGGGTAACTTCTACTTTAGTAGGTGGAGGATTTGGTGGTAAAGAAGATATGACAGTTCAGCATCATGCAGGGTTAATAGCGTATGTTTTACAGGTACCTGTCCAGGTAACTTTATCTAGACAAGAAAGTATTTATGTGAGCACTAAAAGGCATGCTATGGAAATTGAAATGACCACAGCTTGTGATGAAAATGGGATATTAACAGCAATGAAAGCTACTATTTTATCTGATACAGGGGCTTATTCATCTTTAGGAGGACCAGTTCTTCAAAGGGCGTGTACTCATGCATCGGGACCATATAACTATCATAATATTGAAGTAGACGGGAAAGCGTATTATACCAACAATTCTCCTGGAGGAGCATTTAGGGGATTTGGAGTGACTCAATCAGTTTTTGCTACCGAATCAAATATCAACAAATTAGCTGAACTAGTAGGAATCTCAGCGTGGGAAATTAGATATAGAAATGCAATAAGGCCTGGACAAATATTACCAAACGGGCAGATTGCAGATAAAGGAACAGGGCTAGTAGAAACATTGGAAGCTGTAAAGGATGAATTTGATAAAAATAAATATGTAGGATTATCCTGTGCCTTTAAAAATGCAGGAATAGGAGTAGGACTGCCTGACATTGGAAAATGTAGATTAACTGTCATAGATGGAAAAGTCCATTTAAGAACTTCAGCAGCATGTATAGGCCAGGGAGTAGGAACTGTTAACTTGCAAATATTATGCCAGACAACCGGAATTGATCCTAAAAACATAATTATAGAAACTCCGGATACTCATATAACTCCTAATTCAGGAACAACAACAGCATCAAGACAAACTGTATTTACAGGCGAAGCAGTAAGAGTTGCAGCATTCGAACTGAAAAAAGCTCTCAAGGGAAAAACACTGAAAGAGATCAACGGATATGATCATATCGGAGAGTATTCTGGAGTTACTGATAAAATAGGAATAGATAAAGAAAATCCTAAAAGTCATATAGCTTATGGGTATGCAACTCAATTAGTTGTATTAGATGAGAATGGGAAAGTAGAAAAAGTAGTAGCAGCCCATGATGTCGGAAAAGCTATAAACCCTAAATCTGTAGAAGGACAGATTGAAGGCGGAGTTGTAATGGGGTTAGGTTATGCTCTCACTGAGGTAATGTCTTTTGAAAACGGTATGCCACAGGTAAAATTTGGTACTTTAGGATTGTTAAGAGCAACCCAGATTCCAGAAATCAAATCAATAATTGTAGAAAAAAATACCGAAGAGTTAGCTTATGGAGCTAAGGGTGTAGGAGAGATTGTAGTAATCCCTACTGCTCCAGCAGTCCAAGGAGCATACTATAAATTTGATGGTGAATTTAGAACTGAATTACCATTAAAGAAAACAGCATACAAAAAATAA
- the hydA gene encoding dihydropyrimidinase, whose protein sequence is MKLLLKNGTIVTSGKVFKEDILVENGVISKIGKNLSIDSGQAVDLHGQYIMPGGIDVHTHFNLDIGIAVAKDDFYTGTVAAACGGTTTIIDHMGFGPKGCTLHHQLDKYKADAETDAVIDYSFHGVIQHINDEILDEMDSMVEDGITSFKGYMTYDYKLQDKNMKVIMEKLSSLGAMTTVHAEAHDEIQELRKKYIEDGKVEPIYHAKSRPVKAEVEAIERMIKMSKEAGEAPLYIVHLSSGDGLDVIKKARAEGRNIYAETCPQYLFLNEDKYLEDKYRGLKYIMSPPLREKNNNKRLWKGIAEGYIQTVATDHCPFDFKLKKELGSKDFTKCPNGAPGVETRIALMYSEGVTKKRISITKFVDVVSTTPAKLFGLYPKKGEIILGADADFMIIDPKKKMTIEHKNLHENVDYTPYEGIDLVGYPTMTISNGEIIVKNGKFLGKKGRGKFIKRNRF, encoded by the coding sequence ATGAAACTTCTACTGAAAAACGGAACTATAGTAACAAGTGGTAAAGTATTTAAAGAAGATATCCTTGTAGAAAATGGAGTGATATCCAAAATTGGCAAAAATTTATCTATAGATAGTGGGCAAGCAGTAGATCTTCATGGACAATACATTATGCCAGGCGGAATAGATGTTCATACACACTTTAATTTAGATATAGGAATAGCAGTTGCAAAAGATGATTTTTATACAGGAACTGTGGCTGCTGCTTGTGGAGGGACCACTACAATAATAGATCATATGGGGTTTGGACCTAAGGGGTGTACACTTCATCACCAATTGGATAAATATAAGGCAGATGCAGAAACAGATGCTGTAATTGATTATAGTTTTCACGGGGTAATCCAGCATATTAATGATGAAATATTAGATGAAATGGACTCAATGGTAGAGGATGGAATAACTTCTTTTAAGGGTTATATGACATATGATTATAAATTACAGGATAAAAATATGAAAGTTATTATGGAAAAGCTGAGTTCTTTGGGAGCAATGACAACTGTCCATGCTGAAGCTCATGATGAAATACAAGAACTTAGAAAAAAGTATATAGAAGACGGGAAAGTTGAACCAATATATCATGCTAAATCAAGACCTGTAAAAGCAGAGGTTGAAGCTATAGAAAGAATGATAAAAATGTCTAAAGAAGCAGGAGAGGCTCCTTTATATATAGTTCATTTATCTTCTGGTGATGGTTTAGATGTGATAAAAAAAGCAAGAGCTGAGGGACGAAATATTTATGCTGAAACTTGTCCTCAATACTTATTTTTGAATGAAGATAAGTATCTTGAGGATAAATATAGAGGCCTTAAATATATAATGAGTCCTCCTCTCAGGGAAAAAAATAATAATAAAAGGCTTTGGAAAGGAATAGCTGAAGGGTATATTCAGACTGTTGCAACAGACCATTGTCCTTTTGATTTTAAATTAAAAAAAGAGCTTGGAAGTAAAGACTTTACCAAGTGTCCAAATGGAGCACCAGGGGTAGAAACTAGAATAGCTCTTATGTATTCTGAGGGAGTAACTAAAAAGAGAATAAGCATAACTAAATTTGTCGATGTTGTAAGTACAACACCAGCTAAATTATTTGGATTATATCCTAAAAAAGGAGAAATTATTTTAGGAGCAGATGCAGATTTTATGATTATAGACCCTAAAAAAAAGATGACTATAGAACATAAAAATTTACATGAAAACGTTGATTATACACCTTATGAAGGAATAGATCTGGTCGGATACCCAACTATGACTATTTCTAATGGGGAAATAATAGTAAAAAACGGAAAATTTTTAGGAAAAAAAGGACGGGGAAAATTTATAAAAAGGAATCGATTTTAG